The Ostrinia nubilalis chromosome 17, ilOstNubi1.1, whole genome shotgun sequence genome contains a region encoding:
- the LOC135079657 gene encoding ATP-dependent (S)-NAD(P)H-hydrate dehydratase-like: MYWIGWLFTTFCLSLQVQNAYCLLKDECLQEGILSDEKLISLSKRIVPNLYRSSKGDSGKIGVIGGSLEYTGAPYFGALSALRVGADLVYVITTEQAAPVIKSYSPDLIVYPYFSRNHATNINKLLQKFDVVVVGPGVGRDEEQIKLVLDIIQACKIMKKALVIDADGLYAVSTNVSVLNGYPAPGVILTPNSRESIKLNTAINNNTDGQWHRYWGDNVSVLVKGHQDTCYCNIDKFKWALIGGGSARRVAGQGDILAGALGTFFNWALKADLCENEQSTLLAQSVAMYAASTFTRACNLKAFKENGRNMIASDMLKEIPSAFNEIFTKI, from the exons ATGTACTGGATTGGTTGGTTATTTACAACTTTTTGTTTATCTTTACAAGTGCAGAACGCTTATTGTTTGTTAAAAGACGAATGTCTTCAAGAAGGAATATTGTCAGATGAAAAGTTAATATCACTTTCTAAGCGTATCGTTCCTAATTTATACAGATCAAGTAAAGGTGATTCAGGTAAAATAGGAGTAATCGGTGGTTCTTTAGAATATACTGGGGCTCCATATTTCGGGGCCCTATCAGCTTTAAGG GTTGGTGCAGACTTGGTTTATGTTATAACAACAGAACAAGCTGCTCCTGTGATAAAATCGTATAGTCCAGATTTAATAGTTTATCCATATTTCAGTAGAAATCATGCTACAAATATCAACAAATTATTACAGAAATTTGATGTTGTCGTAGTTGGTCCCGGTGTTGGAAGGGATGAAgaacaaattaaattagtattGGATATAATTCAAGCTTGCAAAATCATGAAAAAAGCTCTAGTCATAGATGCCGATGGATTATACGCAGTGTCCACAAATGTGTCCGTTTTAAATGGATATCCAGCTCCTGGGGTAATTCTTACTCCTAACAGCAGAGAAAGTATCAAGTTAAACActgctataaacaataatactgacGGTCAATGGCATAGATACTGGGGAGATAATGTATCTGTTTTGGTCAAAGGCCACCAAGATACATGTTATTGTAACATCGATAAGTTTAAATGGGCTTTAATAGGTGGGGGATCTGCACGGAGAGTAGCGGGGCAAGGTGATATTCTAGCCGGTGCCTTAGGAACTTTTTTTAATTGGGCGTTGAAAGCAGATCTGTGTGAAAATGAGCAATCAACACTACTTGCTCAAAGTGTGGCGATGTATGCTGCATCTACATTTACACGCGCCTGTAACTTAAAAGCATTCAAGGAAAATGGTCGCAACATGATTGCGTCTGATATGCTGAAAGAAATACCATCGGCATTCAACGAAATCTTTACCAAAATCTGA